A stretch of DNA from Candidatus Pseudomonas phytovorans:
GGCGGCGCTGACGGCCTCGCTGAAGGCGGCGTTTTCCGAAAGAAAGCCATAGCCTGGATGCACTGCCTGTGCGCCCGACGCCTGCGCAGCTTGCAGCAGCGCCGTGGCGTCCAGATAGCTTTGCGCAGGTGCGGCAGGGCCGATACACAGCGCCAGGTCGGCCTGCTCCAGGTACGCTGCGCCAGCATCACCCTGGGAGTAGACCATGACCGTCTCAAGGCCCAGTTGATGACAGGCGCGCTGTATACGCAGCGCGATTTCGCCGCGGTTGGCGATCAATACGCGTTTGAACATACCTTCAGCCTCCAATGCGCACGACGGGCTGGCCCGCGTCGACTTCGCTGCCAGCTTCGGCCAGCAGGGCCTCGACCACCCCTGCGTGGGGAGCCTGGACCTGATGGAACATTTTCATTGCCTCGACGATGCACAGCACAGCGCCGGCTTCGACCCGTTGGCCGACCGTGACGAAGGGGGCCTCACCGGGGGCTGGAGTCAGGTGCAAGATGCCGTACAGCGGCGAGGGGATGTCCTGGCTGAGTGCGGCAGCCGGTGCTGGCGGTTCGGCCAGGGTCAGGGTCGCGGCCAGGTCTGGCCCAGCGAGTACCGGCGACGGACTGCGCTGGGGCAGTTCCGCCTGGCGCGCCAGGGTCAGGGTGCAGCCTGCTTCGCTCAGGGTGAGCTCACTCAGGTCGCTGGCCTGAAGCAGGTCGATCAGGGATTTGATGCGCTGTTGTTCCATTCGCAGGGCCTCTCACGGCAGGGCGTCGATTGCGTCTGGGCAAACTGTAAAAGCAGGCCGTGGCACTGCACCAAGAGGGTTTGTGAGTGGGGTAATAAGGGCGACTTATGACGCCCCGGTCATAAGGGAAAGTTATCCAGCCAGAACGAAGTTGTCTTGGCGGCGCCGATTCCCGATTGCGTAGCGTGTATTGGCCGTCTGACAACAACGCCCGGGCCTCGATTAGAACGGGACGGCACCTTTGCTTCGCTTCTGCCTGCCGACATCCGATCATTTTGGGCTTGGGGAATTTGCTGATGATGAAGTACCCGTTGGGCGTACTCGGGCTGGTTGTGGCCCAAGGCGGCTATGCCGCCGGTTTTATCGACGACAGTCACGCGACGTTGCTGCTGCGCAACTTCTTCAGCCAGGCGGACAACCGCGACGGCGCCGCCGACCCGAACTACACCCAGGAATGGGGCCAGGGGTTCGTGCTCAACTACAGCTCCGGTTTTACCGAAGGACCGGTGGGCGTGGGCGTCGATGCGGTGGGTATGCTTGGCGTTCGCCTGGATTCAGGTAAGGGCCGGCATTACAACCCCACCAGTACCGCCAGCAACGGCAACATCTTCCCCACCGACAGCGATGGGCGCGCTGTCAGCGAGTTTTCCAGCCTGGGGCCGACGCTGAAGGCGCGGGTGGGCAATACCGTGTTGCGCTATGGGACCTTGCAGCCGCAGTTGCCTGTACTGTTCGCCAGCGATCGTCTGGTGTTCCAGACCTTCCGTGGTGCTCAGGTCGAGTCCAAGGACATCGAAAACCTGACCCTCACTGCGGGGCGCATCGACCGCGTCAAGGAGCGTGGGTCGACTGATTGGGAAGGCTTGTCCATCGCTGGCGCCAACGCCACGGTCGACCCGGTCAACCCGACCGTCAACATTACGCGCAGCACCCACGTGAACGAGTTCTGGTTTGGCGGTGGCCGCTACAAGGTTTCCGATGACCTGATGCTGCAGTACTACTACGCCAACCTTACGGACTTCTACAAACAGCACTTCCTGGGCGGGGTGTACGGCGTAAATCTCGGCCCCGGCCGGCTGACCACCGACGTCCGTTTCTGGGACAACCGCTCGGACGGGCGCAACAGCCACGATCCTGACTACTTCAGCAGCGGCTACTACGGTGATGGCCGCACCCGCGGCAAAGTCGACAGTCGCCTGAGCAGTGTGCTGTTCACCTATGCCGTAGGCGCACATACGATTGCCACCGGCTACCAGCAGGTAGATGGCGACAGTGATGCTGTGTGGGTCAACGAAGGGGCCGGCACAACGAGCTATTTCTTCACCGAGACCATGTCGGGCAAGTTCCAGCGTTCGGGTGAACGCACCTGGCAGTTGCGCTACCAGTACAACCTCGCTGCTCTCGGCGTCCCCGGCGGGACCTTCAAGACCAATTTCTACAAAGGCGGCAACATCCAGACAGCCAGCGGCGACAAGCAGGAATGGGCCCGCGACATGACCCTTGGCTATGTCGTGCAGAGCGGGCCGGCCAAGGACTTGAGTGTGCAGCTGCGTTATGGCGTATTTCGCACCGACATGCAGCGTGATACCGACGAATATCGTGTGATTGTGGATTATCCGGTCGATCTGTTCTGATTATGCGGTTCAGCGAATGCTGACCAGCAAGCATTCGAGGAGCGTTGGGCTCAATAGGTAGGGCTGTTGCCCTGATGCACATCTTGCGGCTGTGCCTATCTTGCCGTCAGGCAGCAATGAGTCCAAAATCAAGGCTATCCCTGTTTCAGGGATGTGTGAAAACCCTTTGATTTCAACGGCTCGCAAGCCCGATGCGAGTCTCGTTTCCCGCTCCAAATTCGATCCTCGGTGCGTCGCCGGGATCAAAAAAGAAGAGGCCTTTAGGCCTCTTTTTTATGCCTGCGTTTTATCGACACCCTCCTTTCATGGCTCCTGACCACGCTTGCGGATAAAGCCGCTGCACAGTACGCCAGCCTCGAACAGCAACCACATGGGCACGGCCAGCAGTGTTTGCGAGAAGATATCAGGCGGCGTCAGCACCATGCCGACCACGAAGCAGCCGATGACCACGTAAGGGCGGACCTTCTTCAGGTACCGCACGTCGACCACGCCGATCCACACCAGCAGCACCACGGCCACCGGGATTTCGAAGGCTACGCCAAAGGCGAAGAACAACGTCATCACGAAGTCGAGGTAGTTGGCGATGTCGGTCATCATTGCCACGCCTGCCGGGGTGGCGGCGGCAAAGAAGCTAAACATCAGCGGGAACACCAGGAAATAGGCGAAGGCCATACCGGCGTAGAACAGCAGGATGCTCGAAATCAGCAGCGGGATGGCAATGCGCTTTTCATGGCGGTACAGCCCCGGCGCGATGAAGCCCCAGACCTGCTGGAGGATGAACGGGATCGCCAGGAACAGCGACACGATCATGGTCAGCTTGAACGGCGTGAGGAACGGTGAGGCCACGTCGGTGGCGATCATCGTGGCGTTGGCCGGCAAGTGGTCACGCAGCGGCGCCGAGACCAGGGTGTAGATCTGCTGGGCAAAGGAGAACAACCCGGCAAAGATCATGAATATGACAGCAACGCAGCGCAGCAGGCGGGTGCGCAGCTCGGTCAGGTGCGAAACCAGCGGCATCGGCTGGTCGTGTTGGAGGTATTCGCTCATGGGGCTCGCGGCGGTTGAGGCGGTTCGGAGGATTCGAGAGGGCGCGCCGGCGTGGCGGCAGCAGGCGGGCGGCGGATGTCGCCTGCGTCGATTTCACGTTCCACTTCCAGCTTGATGCTATTGAGGCTGCGCTTGAGCCGCCCGACCCACAGGCCCGCCGTGCGCGCAGCACCGGGCAGCCGCTCAGGGCCAAGTACCAGCAGGGCGATCAGGCCGACCAGTAACAGTTCACTGAAGCTGATTCCGAACATGGGTCAGTCTTTGCCCTGCTGAGCGTTTGCCTGCTGGGCCAGTGGCGTGGCCTGTTCCAGCGGTTTGTTGTCTTCGTCGTTCATGGCTTTGCGAAAGCCCTTGATCGATTCGCCCAGATCGCTGCCGAGGTTCTTCAGCTTCTTGGTGCCGAAGACCAGGACCACGACGGCCAGCAGGACGATCCAGTGTTTCCAGTCAAAAATGCCCATGGTGTTCTCCTTGGGTGAAATGCAGGGTCCGGGCTGGCGCGCTGGCGCCAGCCCGGGCGGGATCAGGCTTCGAGACCCGCTTTCGCCTGGCCGGTGCGCAGGGTGAAGTTGACACCGATCGACAGGGCCGGCTGTGGCGGGTTCCAGTTTGGCTTTGGTGCAGAGAGCAGGAACTCGGTCAGTTGCTCGGTCTTGCCCGCCAGCATGTTTGCCAGCAGGGTGCCGGTGGCAGTGCCTCGTACGGTGCCCAGGCCGTTGCAGGCCAGGGCACCGTACACGTTCGGGCGCAGTTCGCCGAAGAAACCGGCGCCGTTGCGGGTCATGCCCAGGCCACCACCCCAAGTGTGCTCGAACTGCACGTCGGTGAGGGTCGGGAAGCGGCGCTCGAACGACTGGCGATGGGCGACACGGACCTTGTCGGTGTAACCGTCCTTGGAGCGGCCGTCTGGGTTGAAGCTGAAGCTGTTGCGCACCAGGATGCGGTTGTCGTGGGTACGGCGCAGGGTCGAGCCGAACGGGTCGGCCGGAATCACGCCCCAGAACGCGTGGCCACCGATGCTGGCCTGTTCGGCCGGGGTCAGCGGACGTGTCAGGCTGCCGTAGGTGAAGATCGGCAGCATGCGGTTTTCCAGGAAGCCGAAGTGCTGGCCGAAGTGGTTGTTGCCGAGGATCAGCTTGTCAGCGGTGATACGGCCGGTCGGGTGGTGCAACACGGTCTTCTGGCCGTAGTCGACTGCGGTAATCACCGTGTCTTCGTACAGCACGACGTTTTCCGGCAGGCTGTCGGCCAGGCCTTTCACCAGTGCCGACGGTTGAACCAGCATGGTGCCCGGGGTGAACAGCGCCTTGCGGTAGTACGAGGTGCCGATGTGGTCTTTCAGCTCGTTGCCTTCGATCAGCTCGACCTTTTCGCCCAAGGCTTCAAGGCCGCCACGGTAGGCATTGAGCACTGCGATGCCCTTGTCTTCGATGGCTGCCTGGTATTTGCCGGAGTGGCGCAGGTGGGCGTCGACAATGTTGTGCTCGGCCACCAGGTCGCGAAGGATGCCCTGGCCGCGCTGGTTCAGTTGCAGGATGTTCCTGGCATTCGCCTTGTCGCCGATGTAGTCCGGTGCGCCGATGTCGTGGGGGACGTCGATCAGAAAGCCCGCGTTACGGCCGGAGGTGCCGAAGCCGACTTGCTGGGCTTCGACCAGAATCACACGGTCCTGCGGGAAGTTCAGGGCCAGTTGGCGGGCTGCGGCCAGGCCGGTGAAACCGGCGCCGATCACTACCCATGGCGCCTGGTCATCACCGATCAGCGGCGCTTTCGGCTGGCGCACCCGGCTGGTGTGGAACCAGCCCGGGGACGAGTCGTCACGTGGCAAAGCATCGACGCGCACCAGCGAATCAGGGTCTTTCGGCAGGCCGTCGCTGAGCAGGGCGGCCGAGCCACCGGCGGCTATTACACCGGCACCAACCCCGGCACCGATAAGGACATTTCTTCGTGAAACTGCCATTTCAATTCATCTCGTTCAAGGATTACAGATGAAATGGCCAAGCCTGAAAACGTACATCGAGGATCAGCAAAACCGGCAGGACCGCTTAAGGCAAACCAACGTACAGCATCATTCTGACCATTAAATACAGTGTGTATACAAATGGTATATTGATGATGCGAGGTGCGTCAATCCGCCACGCGCAGCCGCCCGTGCCGGACCTCCGCAAGGTCGCCAGGCTAATTCAGGTAATACAGGTCCAATGCGGTTGCCATCAGCTTCCCATCAAGATGGTTCGATGGGCTTCGTCATAGTGGCTGGGAATGCATTTCGGGTGACTATGCGGGGGGTGGCTGGTGTGGGGCGGGCGAAAGACCGGGCTGCGCTGTAACCCTGAGTCACTGGTGTGCCCTTGCGAAGTCTGGTGAGCAAGGTGCGAGCCTTCCCGGAGCGCTTTTGGGCATGGCTGAAGGTGCTGCGTCACTGACAGACGTTGCTCTGAGGTTGGTGGCGGCGGTGATTACGACATGACCAGGTGTGCAGCGACTAAGGCGGTGATCAAGCCCACAACCCAAACACCACCAACGCCGCCACACCCAGCCCGAGCGCAACCGAGCAGCCGCCCAGCGACAGTGCGGCCCGGCCTTGCCGGTACCAACCGTCATGGCCCAGTTGCTGTGCTGGCGCCAACAGGCTACGCCAGCGTAGTTCCGTTTCATGAAACGCCTGCAGGTTCGCCGTGTCCGCATCCAGCCAGCGACGAAAGTCGATCCGTTCGCACGCCGACACTTGCGGGCTCTGCAAGCGCACATACCATTGCCCGGCGACGCTCGCCAGTACATCACGGCGCGAGCGGCCGACCTGCAATGCCTGGTCCATGTTCCGCTCGATACTCGCCAATGGCAGGTCCAGGCGCGCAGCGATGCTGGCGAAGTCCATCTGGTCGAGGCGGTTGAGCAGGAACACTTGCTGCACGCGCCGGGGCAGCCGCTTCAGGGCATGCAACAGAGCGTGTTCGGCATCGTGTCCGGCAGCAGGCGTTGGGTGCTCA
This window harbors:
- a CDS encoding FAD-binding oxidoreductase, which codes for MVRVDALPRDDSSPGWFHTSRVRQPKAPLIGDDQAPWVVIGAGFTGLAAARQLALNFPQDRVILVEAQQVGFGTSGRNAGFLIDVPHDIGAPDYIGDKANARNILQLNQRGQGILRDLVAEHNIVDAHLRHSGKYQAAIEDKGIAVLNAYRGGLEALGEKVELIEGNELKDHIGTSYYRKALFTPGTMLVQPSALVKGLADSLPENVVLYEDTVITAVDYGQKTVLHHPTGRITADKLILGNNHFGQHFGFLENRMLPIFTYGSLTRPLTPAEQASIGGHAFWGVIPADPFGSTLRRTHDNRILVRNSFSFNPDGRSKDGYTDKVRVAHRQSFERRFPTLTDVQFEHTWGGGLGMTRNGAGFFGELRPNVYGALACNGLGTVRGTATGTLLANMLAGKTEQLTEFLLSAPKPNWNPPQPALSIGVNFTLRTGQAKAGLEA
- a CDS encoding twin-arginine translocase TatA/TatE family subunit, with protein sequence MGIFDWKHWIVLLAVVVLVFGTKKLKNLGSDLGESIKGFRKAMNDEDNKPLEQATPLAQQANAQQGKD
- a CDS encoding acetyl-CoA carboxylase biotin carboxyl carrier protein subunit, producing MEQQRIKSLIDLLQASDLSELTLSEAGCTLTLARQAELPQRSPSPVLAGPDLAATLTLAEPPAPAAALSQDIPSPLYGILHLTPAPGEAPFVTVGQRVEAGAVLCIVEAMKMFHQVQAPHAGVVEALLAEAGSEVDAGQPVVRIGG
- a CDS encoding OprD family porin, whose translation is MMKYPLGVLGLVVAQGGYAAGFIDDSHATLLLRNFFSQADNRDGAADPNYTQEWGQGFVLNYSSGFTEGPVGVGVDAVGMLGVRLDSGKGRHYNPTSTASNGNIFPTDSDGRAVSEFSSLGPTLKARVGNTVLRYGTLQPQLPVLFASDRLVFQTFRGAQVESKDIENLTLTAGRIDRVKERGSTDWEGLSIAGANATVDPVNPTVNITRSTHVNEFWFGGGRYKVSDDLMLQYYYANLTDFYKQHFLGGVYGVNLGPGRLTTDVRFWDNRSDGRNSHDPDYFSSGYYGDGRTRGKVDSRLSSVLFTYAVGAHTIATGYQQVDGDSDAVWVNEGAGTTSYFFTETMSGKFQRSGERTWQLRYQYNLAALGVPGGTFKTNFYKGGNIQTASGDKQEWARDMTLGYVVQSGPAKDLSVQLRYGVFRTDMQRDTDEYRVIVDYPVDLF
- the tatC gene encoding twin-arginine translocase subunit TatC, with protein sequence MSEYLQHDQPMPLVSHLTELRTRLLRCVAVIFMIFAGLFSFAQQIYTLVSAPLRDHLPANATMIATDVASPFLTPFKLTMIVSLFLAIPFILQQVWGFIAPGLYRHEKRIAIPLLISSILLFYAGMAFAYFLVFPLMFSFFAAATPAGVAMMTDIANYLDFVMTLFFAFGVAFEIPVAVVLLVWIGVVDVRYLKKVRPYVVIGCFVVGMVLTPPDIFSQTLLAVPMWLLFEAGVLCSGFIRKRGQEP
- a CDS encoding DUF4880 domain-containing protein, which translates into the protein MSRLLLPLEHPTPAAGHDAEHALLHALKRLPRRVQQVFLLNRLDQMDFASIAARLDLPLASIERNMDQALQVGRSRRDVLASVAGQWYVRLQSPQVSACERIDFRRWLDADTANLQAFHETELRWRSLLAPAQQLGHDGWYRQGRAALSLGGCSVALGLGVAALVVFGLWA